Proteins encoded in a region of the Spiribacter sp. 1M189 genome:
- the folB gene encoding dihydroneopterin aldolase, whose translation MDTVFLERLSLRSVIGVHAWERAFAQQLELDLALSVDTRAAAASDALDDAVDYAALSERLVRQAAEADCQLIETLAARLVDVVLTDPAIRQVELVLRKPGALPAAQSVGVKLVRSQAEVP comes from the coding sequence ATGGATACCGTATTCCTTGAGCGGCTGTCATTGCGCTCCGTGATTGGCGTTCATGCCTGGGAACGGGCCTTTGCCCAGCAGCTGGAGCTCGATCTGGCGCTGAGCGTGGACACTCGTGCCGCGGCCGCCAGTGATGCGCTTGATGATGCCGTGGACTATGCCGCCCTGAGCGAACGACTGGTTCGGCAGGCCGCGGAGGCCGACTGTCAGTTGATCGAGACACTGGCCGCGCGGCTGGTGGACGTGGTGCTCACCGACCCCGCCATCCGCCAGGTTGAACTGGTGCTGCGCAAGCCGGGTGCCCTGCCGGCTGCCCAGAGTGTCGGTGTCAAACTTGTCCGAAGCCAAGCAGAGGTCCCATGA
- the folK gene encoding 2-amino-4-hydroxy-6-hydroxymethyldihydropteridine diphosphokinase, whose translation MNRAYLSIGSNIEPERHVRAAVAALHHRYAPLIISPVYQTHAVGFDGDDFYNLVVGLDTDDSAEHLAAACREIETAQGRLRTDQRFSSRTLDIDLLTLGNVIREDVPILPRDEILKYAFVLKPLMDIAPEERHPVDGRRYAELWAQLEAEGGLRPIALDFSAETGD comes from the coding sequence ATGAACCGCGCCTATCTCAGCATCGGCAGCAATATCGAACCCGAGCGCCATGTGCGCGCCGCCGTGGCGGCGCTCCACCACCGATACGCTCCGCTCATCATCTCGCCGGTTTACCAGACGCACGCGGTGGGGTTCGACGGTGATGATTTCTACAACCTGGTGGTCGGGCTCGACACCGATGACTCGGCCGAGCATCTGGCAGCCGCCTGTCGCGAGATCGAGACCGCGCAGGGGCGGCTTCGCACGGATCAGCGCTTCAGTTCCCGGACGCTGGACATCGATCTGCTGACGCTTGGCAATGTCATCCGCGAGGATGTGCCGATCCTGCCGCGGGATGAAATCCTCAAATATGCCTTCGTCCTGAAACCGTTAATGGACATCGCGCCGGAGGAACGGCATCCCGTGGATGGTCGCCGCTACGCTGAACTCTGGGCGCAGCTCGAAGCCGAGGGCGGCCTGCGACCCATTGCCCTCGATTTCTCCGCCGAGACTGGCGACTGA
- a CDS encoding porin, which translates to MKKMTILTAATSALALSAGIASAQEEAESMEVGSTTSSFYGFVLAGFSDQDVNQSGSTVGSDGGNGPSRFGFLGETVLADGMTGGVQIEYSVANASAASGGQTSNPGLRQANAYLTGDFGRVEVGSQDNSMYEWTTGTTDLFLTSAFQQARATDVIFRQDGAIFYTTPDFDGLQLRAGGTLQRGDNSSGNESSGFDSYTVSAKYNFEDLYASVSYLSVDQSPDDATSFGAAVSYDYGAGVIAASMTDNDHMTSFSGTNVQANNFYTDSDGKPYEIVGTYTGVPNWTFKVAYADADRDGGSSSSVAAEAQYNFASNVAVAVGATNPDKNFGGSNNSEDILATALYVAF; encoded by the coding sequence ATGAAAAAGATGACAATTCTGACCGCGGCAACCAGTGCGCTGGCCCTGTCCGCTGGCATCGCCTCCGCCCAGGAAGAAGCGGAGTCCATGGAAGTTGGTTCCACGACCAGCAGCTTCTACGGCTTCGTGCTGGCCGGTTTCAGTGACCAGGACGTCAACCAGAGCGGGAGCACCGTCGGCTCTGACGGTGGTAACGGCCCGAGCCGCTTCGGCTTCCTCGGCGAGACCGTTCTCGCTGACGGCATGACCGGTGGTGTGCAGATTGAGTACTCCGTGGCTAACGCCTCGGCAGCCTCTGGCGGCCAGACCAGCAACCCGGGTCTTCGTCAGGCCAACGCCTACCTCACCGGCGACTTCGGCCGAGTCGAGGTCGGCAGCCAGGACAACTCGATGTACGAGTGGACCACAGGGACCACCGACCTCTTCCTGACGAGTGCATTCCAGCAAGCGCGCGCTACTGACGTGATTTTCCGTCAGGATGGCGCCATCTTCTACACCACTCCAGACTTCGACGGCCTCCAGCTGCGTGCGGGCGGTACGCTTCAGCGCGGTGACAACAGCTCCGGCAACGAGAGCTCGGGCTTCGATTCATACACCGTCTCCGCTAAGTACAACTTCGAAGATCTGTACGCCTCGGTTTCTTACCTCAGCGTTGACCAGAGCCCGGACGATGCCACCAGCTTCGGTGCTGCCGTGAGTTACGATTATGGCGCCGGCGTCATCGCGGCCTCCATGACGGACAATGACCACATGACGTCCTTCTCGGGCACCAACGTTCAGGCGAACAACTTCTACACCGATAGCGACGGCAAGCCGTACGAGATCGTTGGCACCTACACGGGTGTGCCGAACTGGACGTTCAAGGTGGCTTACGCCGACGCTGATCGTGATGGCGGTTCCTCCAGCTCGGTCGCTGCTGAGGCTCAGTACAACTTTGCCAGCAACGTCGCCGTGGCCGTTGGTGCAACCAACCCGGATAAGAACTTCGGTGGAAGCAACAACTCCGAGGATATCCTCGCCACTGCACTGTATGTGGCCTTCTAA
- a CDS encoding arsenate reductase ArsC, with protein MPHYNVLFLCTGNSARSILAEALLNSMGKGQFTAYSAGSFPAGEVNPLALRTLEQMKLPTEGLHSKNWDVFATDDAPRMDFVFTVCDRAAAEACPIWPGQPMTAHWGLPDPAAVEGSEEERMRRFRETAIALRSRIGLFTNLPISSLDRLRLQKEIDTIGRQDDPAT; from the coding sequence ATGCCGCACTACAACGTCCTTTTCCTGTGCACCGGCAACTCGGCGCGCAGCATCCTCGCGGAAGCCCTGCTCAACAGCATGGGCAAGGGCCAGTTCACCGCCTACAGCGCCGGCAGCTTCCCCGCCGGCGAGGTGAACCCGCTCGCACTGCGGACCCTGGAGCAGATGAAGCTCCCCACCGAGGGGCTGCACAGCAAGAACTGGGACGTCTTCGCCACCGACGATGCCCCGCGGATGGATTTCGTTTTCACCGTCTGCGATCGCGCCGCGGCGGAGGCCTGTCCTATCTGGCCGGGACAGCCCATGACGGCGCATTGGGGGCTGCCGGACCCCGCCGCGGTCGAGGGCAGCGAAGAGGAGCGGATGCGTCGCTTTCGGGAGACCGCCATCGCCCTTCGCAGCCGCATCGGTCTGTTCACCAACCTGCCGATCAGCTCGCTGGATCGACTCAGGCTGCAGAAGGAGATCGATACCATCGGACGGCAGGATGATCCGGCGACATGA
- the tsaD gene encoding tRNA (adenosine(37)-N6)-threonylcarbamoyltransferase complex transferase subunit TsaD — MIVLGIETSCDETGIALYSGDRGLIAHRLHSQVATHATYGGVVPELASRDHVRRVLPLAQDCLAEEGLDAGDIGGIAYARGPGLAGALLVGASVAEGLGWALDCPVLGVHHMEAHLLAPMLEPDPPAFPFLALLVSGGHTLLVEVADIGRYRVLGESLDDAAGEAFDKTAKLLGLPYPGGPQLEALAREGEPGPFRFPRPMTDRPGLDFSFSGLKTAVVNAVREADEDAPTRAAIARAFQDAVVDTFAIKVRRALEQTGVRHLVVAGGVGANQALRGRLRQVAEDQGAVMACPRLAFCTDNGAMIAYAGYRRLWAGERDPGPVDIRPRWPMDELRVPAPAD, encoded by the coding sequence ATGATCGTTCTGGGTATCGAGACCTCCTGTGATGAGACGGGGATCGCCCTGTACTCGGGTGACCGCGGCCTGATTGCCCATCGTCTGCACAGCCAGGTGGCGACCCATGCCACCTATGGGGGCGTCGTGCCCGAGCTGGCCTCCCGCGATCATGTGCGTCGGGTGCTGCCGCTGGCGCAGGACTGCCTGGCCGAGGAAGGCCTCGACGCTGGCGATATCGGCGGCATTGCCTATGCCCGTGGGCCGGGGCTCGCCGGGGCGCTTCTGGTCGGAGCATCGGTCGCGGAGGGCCTCGGCTGGGCACTGGATTGCCCGGTGCTCGGCGTCCACCACATGGAGGCCCACCTGTTGGCGCCGATGCTCGAACCGGACCCGCCGGCATTCCCTTTTCTGGCGCTGTTGGTCTCCGGTGGCCACACGCTGCTGGTGGAAGTCGCCGACATCGGCCGCTATCGGGTGCTGGGTGAGTCGCTGGATGATGCCGCAGGCGAGGCGTTTGACAAGACCGCCAAGCTCCTCGGGCTGCCCTATCCGGGTGGGCCGCAGCTGGAGGCCCTGGCCCGGGAGGGAGAGCCGGGACCGTTCCGCTTTCCGCGCCCCATGACCGACCGGCCCGGACTGGACTTCAGCTTCAGCGGCCTGAAGACCGCTGTGGTCAATGCGGTGCGTGAGGCGGACGAGGATGCGCCAACCCGCGCCGCGATTGCCCGCGCGTTTCAGGATGCCGTGGTGGATACCTTCGCCATCAAGGTGCGGCGGGCGCTTGAACAGACCGGCGTGCGGCATCTGGTGGTGGCGGGTGGCGTGGGGGCCAACCAGGCGCTGCGCGGCCGGCTCCGTCAGGTAGCAGAGGATCAGGGGGCGGTCATGGCCTGCCCCCGGCTGGCGTTCTGCACGGATAATGGCGCCATGATCGCGTATGCGGGATATCGGCGGTTATGGGCGGGGGAGCGCGATCCCGGACCCGTGGACATTCGGCCGCGTTGGCCGATGGATGAACTGCGGGTGCCGGCGCCGGCTGACTAG
- a CDS encoding class I SAM-dependent methyltransferase, whose amino-acid sequence MARRAPPSPPAPDANAADHSRRLRERIDAAIAMAGGAMDFADYMALALYAPGLGYYSAGQARFGPGGDFTTAPLMSALFSQTLAHEVRRILEAADGDTVLEFGAGTGQMAADLLLELHRMERLPARYLIIEVSADLRAEQARTLETLPASVRNRVEWLERLPTAAFRGAVLANEVLDALPVQRFQRTENAIHNLAVGVDGDGELCWRPQPADDALTSAVSDIESDLGGRLPPGYCSEWCPSLQPWVAALGDIIEAGAALLIDYGYPRREFYHPQRATGTLLCHYRHRAHDDPFFWPGLQDITASVDFTAAARAGAAAGLDVLGFATQGNFLAGAGLPGIIEERAASDPNQAAELAQQAKPLLFPDEMGERFKVLGLGRGLEKPLPGFGFTDHRARLSVKQD is encoded by the coding sequence ATGGCCCGGCGCGCACCCCCGTCGCCCCCGGCGCCGGATGCCAACGCGGCGGATCACAGCCGCAGGTTGCGCGAGCGGATCGATGCCGCGATAGCGATGGCCGGTGGGGCGATGGACTTCGCCGACTACATGGCACTGGCGCTGTATGCCCCCGGGTTGGGTTACTACAGCGCCGGGCAAGCGCGTTTTGGACCCGGTGGCGATTTCACCACCGCGCCGCTGATGAGTGCCCTGTTCTCGCAGACCCTGGCGCATGAAGTACGCCGCATACTTGAAGCGGCGGATGGCGACACAGTGCTCGAGTTTGGCGCGGGAACAGGACAGATGGCCGCTGACCTGCTGCTGGAACTCCACCGGATGGAGCGCCTGCCGGCGCGATACCTGATCATTGAGGTGAGTGCCGATCTGCGGGCGGAGCAGGCACGCACCCTGGAGACGCTGCCGGCGTCCGTCCGCAACCGCGTGGAGTGGCTTGAGCGGCTGCCGACGGCGGCGTTTCGTGGGGCGGTTCTGGCCAACGAGGTGCTCGATGCCCTGCCGGTTCAACGCTTCCAGAGAACCGAGAATGCGATCCACAATCTGGCGGTCGGCGTCGACGGGGACGGCGAGCTTTGCTGGCGGCCGCAGCCGGCCGATGACGCGCTGACCTCAGCGGTGTCCGACATCGAATCGGATTTGGGCGGGCGATTGCCGCCAGGCTACTGTTCCGAGTGGTGTCCGTCGCTCCAGCCATGGGTGGCCGCCCTCGGCGACATCATCGAAGCCGGTGCGGCTTTGCTGATCGATTATGGCTATCCGCGGCGCGAGTTCTACCATCCGCAGCGTGCCACCGGGACGCTGCTCTGCCATTACCGGCATCGCGCCCACGACGATCCCTTCTTCTGGCCGGGTCTGCAGGACATTACCGCCTCCGTGGATTTTACCGCCGCAGCGCGGGCTGGCGCTGCCGCGGGGCTGGATGTGCTTGGTTTTGCAACGCAGGGGAATTTCCTCGCTGGTGCCGGCCTGCCGGGGATCATCGAGGAGCGGGCTGCCAGCGATCCCAACCAGGCGGCCGAGCTGGCACAGCAGGCCAAACCGCTGCTCTTCCCGGACGAGATGGGCGAGCGTTTCAAGGTGCTGGGCCTGGGACGCGGCCTTGAAAAGCCGCTCCCGGGGTTCGGCTTCACCGACCATCGGGCGCGCTTGTCAGTGAAACAAGATTAA
- the rpoD gene encoding RNA polymerase sigma factor RpoD, giving the protein MASQDQQSQIRELIARGKEQGYLTYAEVNDHLPDDIVEPEQIEDIIGMINDMGIPVHETAPDADTLLLSDGAVSTDEDEAEEAAAALAAVDAEFGRTTDPVRMYMREMGTVELLTREGEIELAKRIEDGLDQVLRALSAYPESSRTMVALHHGIQNGELRLAEVVAGFRDVNELVENVPEVVAIQQAEAEEAAREAEASAAESGEDEEAPTADTGPDPERAAQIFDRIEVRHNEMIEVLEREGPGSKQLAEIREEMTGLFLAIKFVPKVIEGLAGNLRKAVERVRAAEREVMRVATKQGGMPRKDFIASFPGHETDTAWVDGVITEGKAYSKQMAACREALIEQQSELIQIRALTGLPPSEIKEINRRMSIGEAKARRAKKEMVEANLRLVISIAKKYTNRGLQFLDLIQEGNIGLMKAVDKFEYRRGYKFSTYATWWIRQAITRSIADQARTIRIPVHMIETINKLNRVSRQMLQEMGREPHPEELAERMEMPEDKVRKVLKIAKEPISMETPIGDDEDSHLGDFIEDTSVMSPVDSATREGLRESVREVLSGLTPREAKVLRMRFGIDMNTDHTLEEVGKQFDVTRERIRQIEAKALRKLRHPTRSDGLRSFLDEQ; this is encoded by the coding sequence ATGGCAAGCCAGGATCAGCAGTCCCAGATTAGAGAGCTCATTGCCCGCGGCAAGGAGCAGGGTTACCTCACTTATGCCGAGGTCAACGATCACCTGCCCGACGACATCGTCGAGCCGGAGCAGATCGAGGACATCATCGGCATGATCAACGACATGGGCATCCCGGTCCATGAAACCGCGCCCGATGCCGACACGCTCCTGCTGAGCGACGGCGCGGTCTCCACCGACGAGGACGAAGCCGAAGAGGCCGCGGCGGCACTGGCCGCCGTGGATGCCGAGTTCGGCCGCACCACCGACCCGGTGCGCATGTACATGCGCGAAATGGGCACGGTGGAGCTGCTCACCCGGGAAGGGGAAATCGAGCTTGCCAAGCGCATCGAGGACGGCCTCGACCAGGTGCTGCGGGCACTCTCCGCCTATCCCGAGTCGTCGCGCACGATGGTGGCGCTGCATCACGGCATTCAGAACGGTGAGTTGCGGCTGGCCGAGGTGGTCGCCGGATTCCGTGACGTCAACGAGCTGGTTGAGAACGTCCCGGAAGTGGTCGCCATCCAGCAGGCCGAGGCTGAGGAAGCCGCGCGCGAGGCCGAGGCCAGCGCCGCGGAATCCGGCGAGGACGAGGAGGCCCCCACCGCCGACACCGGCCCCGACCCGGAGCGTGCCGCACAGATCTTCGATCGCATCGAGGTGCGCCACAACGAAATGATCGAGGTACTGGAGCGGGAAGGCCCTGGCAGCAAGCAGCTGGCGGAGATCCGCGAAGAGATGACCGGGCTGTTCCTTGCGATCAAGTTCGTTCCCAAAGTCATCGAGGGCCTGGCGGGCAACCTCCGTAAGGCCGTGGAGCGCGTCCGCGCTGCGGAACGCGAGGTCATGCGCGTGGCCACCAAGCAGGGCGGCATGCCGCGCAAGGACTTTATCGCCAGCTTCCCGGGCCATGAAACGGATACCGCCTGGGTTGACGGGGTGATCACCGAGGGCAAGGCCTACAGCAAGCAGATGGCGGCGTGCCGGGAGGCACTGATCGAGCAGCAGTCGGAGCTCATCCAGATCCGGGCGCTCACCGGGCTGCCGCCATCCGAGATCAAGGAAATCAATCGCCGGATGTCCATCGGCGAGGCGAAGGCGCGTCGGGCCAAGAAGGAGATGGTCGAGGCCAATCTGCGCCTGGTGATCTCCATTGCCAAGAAGTACACCAACCGCGGCCTGCAGTTCCTCGACCTGATCCAGGAAGGCAACATCGGCCTGATGAAGGCGGTGGACAAGTTCGAATATCGCCGCGGTTACAAGTTCTCGACCTATGCCACCTGGTGGATCCGGCAGGCCATCACCCGCTCGATCGCCGACCAGGCGCGGACTATCCGTATTCCGGTTCACATGATCGAGACGATCAACAAGCTGAACCGGGTATCCCGGCAGATGCTCCAGGAAATGGGTCGTGAGCCGCACCCTGAGGAACTCGCCGAGCGCATGGAGATGCCTGAGGACAAGGTCCGCAAGGTGCTCAAGATCGCCAAGGAGCCGATCTCGATGGAGACGCCCATCGGCGATGACGAGGACTCGCATCTGGGCGATTTCATCGAGGATACCTCGGTCATGTCACCCGTCGACTCCGCGACCCGCGAGGGCCTGCGCGAGTCGGTACGCGAGGTGCTCTCCGGGCTCACGCCGCGGGAGGCCAAGGTCCTGCGCATGCGCTTTGGCATCGACATGAACACCGACCATACCCTGGAAGAAGTCGGCAAGCAGTTCGATGTCACCCGCGAGCGCATCCGCCAGATCGAAGCCAAGGCGTTGCGTAAACTCCGCCATCCGACCCGATCGGACGGCCTGCGCAGCTTCCTTGACGAGCAGTGA
- the rpsU gene encoding 30S ribosomal protein S21: MPSVKVRENEPFEVALRRFKRSCEKAGVLSEVRRREHYEKPTQERKRKQAAAVKRHAKRLQRENQRTQRLY; the protein is encoded by the coding sequence ATGCCGAGTGTCAAGGTTCGCGAAAACGAGCCCTTTGAAGTGGCCCTGCGCCGCTTCAAGCGGTCCTGCGAGAAGGCCGGCGTACTTTCCGAGGTACGTCGCCGGGAGCATTACGAAAAGCCCACCCAGGAGCGCAAGCGCAAGCAGGCCGCGGCAGTCAAGCGCCACGCCAAGCGTCTGCAGCGGGAGAATCAGCGCACCCAGCGTCTCTACTGA
- the dnaG gene encoding DNA primase, protein MAGRIPDTFIDELLARVDIADIVGERVQLRRSGSNHLGLCPFHGEKTPSFTVSADKQFYHCFGCGAHGSAIRFLMEYDRLEFREAVAQLAQMAGMEMPEQSRGEASQPSQKPLYDLLDRASRQYQQWLRQHPQRQRAIDYLRSRGLNGEIAQRFGIGFAPPGWDNLLRELANTDPLKQAGLVVERDGGRVYDRFRDRIMFPIRDRRGRTIGFGGRVLDDGEPKYLNSPETPVFHKGEALYGLYEVLQTDRHPGDIVVVEGYMDVVALAQHGLPRAVATLGTATSTRQVERLLKTTGDVIFCFDGDEAGRRAAWRALENALPAMRQGRQIRFLFLPDGEDPDSLVRENGREAFEAQLQDAAPLSDYLIERLQQHTDMQSMDGRARFVEKARPLLQRLPPDVYRHMLMERVAGLARLDTDYLEGVVDGREQLGRGQRDSEARQPAPDAGSVRRTPVRLAVALLLQRPALARQVEDVATLRGLDDLPGLPLLVQLLELSINEPQITPGAILERFRDTEHESALWKLATWDHLVPESGLEAEFADAMNRVRRLLSDRRLEHLNDRLQAGELTAEEWTEWTRLKK, encoded by the coding sequence ATGGCCGGCCGAATCCCAGATACCTTCATCGACGAACTGCTCGCCCGAGTCGATATCGCGGATATCGTGGGCGAGCGGGTGCAGCTGCGCCGTTCCGGGAGCAACCACCTCGGACTCTGTCCTTTCCATGGCGAAAAGACCCCGTCCTTTACCGTCAGCGCGGACAAGCAGTTCTACCACTGCTTCGGCTGCGGGGCGCATGGCAGCGCCATCCGCTTTCTCATGGAGTATGACCGCCTTGAATTCCGCGAGGCCGTCGCTCAGCTCGCGCAGATGGCCGGCATGGAAATGCCCGAACAAAGCCGCGGCGAGGCGTCACAACCGAGCCAGAAACCGCTTTATGATCTCCTTGATCGGGCCAGTCGGCAGTATCAGCAGTGGCTGCGTCAGCACCCGCAGCGCCAGCGCGCCATCGATTATCTGCGCAGCCGCGGACTGAACGGCGAGATCGCCCAGCGCTTTGGCATCGGCTTCGCGCCGCCGGGTTGGGATAACCTGCTTCGTGAGCTTGCCAACACCGATCCGCTCAAACAGGCCGGGCTGGTCGTCGAGCGGGACGGCGGCCGGGTCTACGACCGTTTTCGTGACCGCATCATGTTTCCCATCCGGGATCGCCGTGGTCGCACCATCGGGTTCGGCGGTCGGGTGCTGGATGACGGCGAACCGAAATACCTGAACTCCCCGGAAACACCGGTCTTCCACAAAGGCGAGGCGCTGTATGGCCTCTATGAGGTGTTGCAGACCGATCGGCATCCGGGCGATATCGTCGTGGTCGAGGGCTATATGGACGTGGTCGCACTCGCCCAGCACGGCCTGCCGCGTGCCGTGGCGACGCTGGGCACGGCCACGTCAACGCGTCAGGTGGAGCGGCTGCTGAAAACAACCGGCGATGTCATCTTCTGCTTTGACGGTGACGAGGCCGGCCGCCGCGCGGCATGGCGCGCGCTCGAGAATGCCCTGCCTGCCATGCGCCAGGGCCGTCAGATCCGATTTTTGTTCCTGCCGGATGGTGAGGACCCGGACAGCCTGGTCCGGGAGAACGGTCGCGAGGCATTTGAGGCACAGCTTCAAGACGCCGCTCCCCTGTCCGACTATCTCATCGAACGACTGCAGCAACACACGGATATGCAGAGCATGGATGGCCGCGCCAGGTTCGTGGAAAAAGCCCGACCGCTCCTCCAGCGCCTGCCGCCGGATGTCTACCGGCACATGCTCATGGAGCGCGTGGCCGGCCTCGCCCGCCTCGATACGGATTACCTCGAGGGCGTTGTTGACGGCCGCGAGCAACTCGGGCGCGGGCAACGCGACAGCGAAGCGCGCCAGCCCGCCCCGGACGCAGGCAGTGTACGCCGGACACCAGTACGGCTTGCCGTGGCCCTGTTACTCCAGCGCCCGGCGCTGGCGCGTCAGGTCGAGGACGTGGCCACTCTGCGCGGCCTCGATGACCTCCCGGGGCTGCCGTTACTGGTCCAACTGCTTGAATTGAGCATCAATGAACCCCAGATCACTCCGGGAGCAATACTTGAGCGGTTCCGGGACACCGAGCACGAGAGCGCCCTCTGGAAACTCGCGACATGGGATCACCTGGTGCCGGAATCGGGACTGGAAGCCGAATTTGCGGATGCAATGAACCGGGTTCGTCGACTGTTGTCCGACCGGCGCCTGGAGCATTTGAACGACCGTCTGCAGGCCGGCGAACTCACCGCCGAGGAGTGGACCGAATGGACCCGACTCAAGAAGTAG
- a CDS encoding SDR family oxidoreductase, with the protein MATIEQVAVVTGASQGIGRGVAEALLADGHRVALVARRREPLEAVAAAHPDQTLPIAADVSDPEAVDRIYEQVAGQWGRVDVLFNNAGAFMASTETADVSWEDWRRVLGVNLDGAFLMARGAFRMMREQDPAGGRIINNGSISAHAPRVNSVAYTTSKHAITGLTKSITLDGRPHDIACSQIDIGNAETPMTAPMKAGIAQPDGSVMREPVIDVAHVANAVRYIIDLPLEANVQFMTVMATKMPYLGRG; encoded by the coding sequence ATGGCCACTATTGAGCAGGTGGCAGTGGTCACCGGCGCCAGTCAAGGCATCGGCCGGGGCGTTGCCGAAGCGCTGTTGGCCGATGGTCATCGGGTGGCCCTGGTCGCCCGCCGCCGCGAGCCGCTCGAGGCAGTCGCGGCTGCCCATCCGGATCAGACGCTACCCATCGCCGCCGATGTGTCGGATCCAGAGGCGGTTGACCGGATCTACGAGCAGGTAGCCGGTCAATGGGGGCGTGTGGACGTGCTCTTTAACAACGCCGGCGCTTTCATGGCCTCGACCGAAACCGCCGATGTCAGCTGGGAAGACTGGCGGCGGGTGCTTGGCGTCAACCTGGATGGGGCTTTCCTGATGGCGCGGGGCGCTTTTCGGATGATGCGCGAGCAGGACCCGGCCGGCGGGCGGATCATCAACAACGGCTCGATCTCTGCCCATGCCCCACGGGTCAACTCCGTTGCCTATACCACCTCGAAACACGCGATCACTGGATTGACCAAGTCCATCACCCTGGACGGCCGACCCCATGATATCGCCTGCAGCCAGATCGACATCGGCAATGCCGAAACCCCTATGACCGCGCCCATGAAGGCCGGCATTGCGCAGCCCGATGGCAGCGTGATGCGAGAACCAGTCATCGATGTCGCGCATGTGGCCAACGCGGTGCGCTACATCATCGACCTGCCGCTCGAGGCCAATGTGCAGTTCATGACGGTGATGGCGACCAAAATGCCTTATCTGGGGCGGGGCTGA
- the plsY gene encoding glycerol-3-phosphate 1-O-acyltransferase PlsY has translation MSPQAAQGLLDQTSPRGCNADMTGFLMVFIGYLAGSLSAGIIVARLMGLGDPREDGSGNPGATNLLRLGGRNAAAATLLGDALKGVLPVLAGHALGLSSGFLALIGLAAFLGHLYPVFFGFRGGKGIATGLGVFVAWSWLVGLGVILSWLAIAALMRISSLAALVSFALAPLYALFITGSRPLAAAAAVMALLTTWRHRSNIQRIARGEEPRIGRR, from the coding sequence ATGTCACCGCAGGCAGCACAAGGTCTGCTTGACCAGACATCACCCAGGGGGTGCAATGCCGACATGACGGGATTTCTCATGGTCTTCATCGGCTATCTGGCGGGTTCACTGTCCGCCGGCATCATCGTGGCACGGCTGATGGGGCTGGGAGACCCCCGCGAGGACGGCAGCGGCAATCCCGGCGCCACCAACCTGCTGCGCCTGGGCGGACGGAACGCTGCGGCCGCCACATTGCTCGGCGACGCCCTGAAGGGGGTTCTCCCCGTGCTGGCAGGCCATGCGCTGGGGTTGTCGAGCGGTTTCCTGGCGCTGATCGGGCTTGCTGCCTTCCTGGGCCATCTCTACCCGGTCTTCTTTGGATTCCGTGGCGGCAAAGGGATTGCCACCGGGCTGGGGGTTTTCGTGGCCTGGTCCTGGTTGGTGGGGCTTGGCGTCATCCTCAGCTGGCTCGCCATCGCGGCGCTGATGCGGATTTCGTCACTCGCGGCGCTGGTGAGTTTTGCGCTGGCACCGCTCTATGCCCTGTTCATCACCGGCTCCCGGCCGCTCGCCGCAGCCGCTGCGGTCATGGCACTCCTCACGACCTGGCGGCACCGAAGCAACATCCAGCGTATCGCCCGCGGCGAGGAGCCGCGGATCGGCCGGCGCTAG
- a CDS encoding GatB/YqeY domain-containing protein → MSDLKTQVTDAVKAAMRAGDKSRLATLRMVSAAIKQKEVDERRTLTDADVLAILDKMVKQRRESVEQYETAGREELAAAERAEIDIIGEFLPRALDESEISAMIAAAIEETGAESIRDMGKVMAKLKPEVQGRADMSTVSARVKQQLS, encoded by the coding sequence GTGAGTGATCTCAAAACGCAAGTTACCGACGCCGTCAAGGCAGCGATGCGGGCCGGCGACAAGTCACGCCTTGCCACCTTGCGGATGGTGAGCGCCGCCATCAAGCAGAAAGAGGTGGATGAGCGCCGGACACTCACCGATGCTGACGTGCTGGCCATCCTCGACAAGATGGTCAAGCAGCGCCGGGAATCGGTGGAGCAGTACGAGACCGCAGGCCGTGAAGAACTGGCGGCGGCGGAACGCGCAGAGATCGACATCATCGGGGAATTCCTTCCCCGGGCACTCGATGAGTCGGAGATCAGCGCCATGATCGCGGCGGCCATCGAAGAGACCGGCGCCGAGTCCATCCGCGACATGGGCAAGGTAATGGCGAAACTCAAACCCGAGGTTCAGGGCCGGGCCGACATGAGCACCGTCAGCGCCCGGGTCAAGCAGCAGCTGAGCTGA